A single region of the Leptothrix cholodnii SP-6 genome encodes:
- the hpnC gene encoding squalene synthase HpnC, giving the protein MSVDHYENFPVASILCPPALRPAVTSIYWYARTADDLADEGDVPVEQRLADLAQYRSDLHAAAGDRRGSGRWAGVFTPLAATLAQHALPLQLLEDLLDAFELDLHQPRHADRDSLLAYCRCSANPIGRLLLHLYGVHEAGALRQSDAICTALQLINFWQDVSVDLPRGRLYLPLADCERHGLDAQALLASASARADARRCAPLVAELAAWTRAMMTDGADLVHHLPGRLGWELRLVVQGGLRILDKVEALQGGVFTQRPKLHAWNGPRLLWRAINM; this is encoded by the coding sequence ATGAGCGTCGACCACTACGAAAACTTCCCCGTCGCGTCGATCCTGTGCCCGCCGGCCCTGCGCCCGGCGGTGACCTCGATCTACTGGTACGCCCGCACGGCAGACGACCTGGCCGACGAGGGCGATGTGCCCGTCGAGCAGCGTCTGGCCGACCTGGCGCAATACCGCAGCGACCTGCACGCCGCCGCCGGCGACCGGCGCGGTTCGGGCCGCTGGGCCGGTGTCTTCACGCCACTGGCCGCCACGCTGGCGCAACACGCCCTGCCGCTGCAACTGCTGGAAGACCTGCTCGACGCCTTCGAGCTCGACCTGCACCAGCCCCGCCATGCCGACCGCGATTCGCTGCTGGCGTATTGCCGCTGCTCGGCCAACCCGATCGGCCGGCTGCTGCTGCACCTGTACGGCGTGCACGAGGCCGGCGCGCTGCGCCAGTCGGACGCCATCTGCACGGCGCTGCAGCTGATCAACTTCTGGCAGGACGTCAGCGTCGACCTGCCGCGCGGGCGGCTCTACCTGCCGCTGGCAGACTGCGAGCGCCACGGCCTGGACGCACAGGCCCTGCTCGCCAGCGCCAGCGCGCGCGCCGATGCGCGCCGGTGCGCCCCGCTGGTGGCCGAGCTCGCAGCCTGGACGCGCGCCATGATGACCGACGGCGCCGACCTGGTTCACCACCTGCCCGGCCGGCTCGGCTGGGAGCTGCGGCTGGTGGTGCAAGGCGGGCTGCGCATCCTCGACAAGGTCGAGGCGCTGCAAGGTGGCGTGTTCACGCAACGCCCGAAGCTGCACGCGTGGAACGGCCCGCGCCTGCTGTGGCGCGCCATCAACATGTGA
- the hpnD gene encoding presqualene diphosphate synthase HpnD, with translation MTPQNYVQEKAAGSGSSFYYAFLFLPPPRRAAITAFYAFCREIDDVVDEVSDPGVAATKLAWWRQEVARAFAGTPQHPAMQALMPHVADYDIRAEHLLAVIDGCEMDLQQSRYLDYTGLQRYCHLVAGVVGEVASGIFGRTEAATVGYAHQLGLAFQLTNIIRDVGDDARRGRIYLPVNELKQFDVKAQEILNRTYNERFTALMRFQAERAHRCYDEALALLPECDRATQKPGLMMANIYRTLLREIEAGGFQVLHQRISLTPVRKLWIAMQTNWRGR, from the coding sequence ATGACGCCGCAAAACTATGTGCAGGAGAAAGCCGCTGGCAGCGGCTCGAGCTTCTATTACGCCTTCCTGTTCCTGCCGCCGCCACGGCGCGCCGCGATCACCGCGTTCTACGCCTTCTGCCGCGAGATCGACGATGTCGTCGACGAGGTCAGCGACCCCGGCGTGGCCGCCACCAAGCTCGCCTGGTGGCGCCAGGAAGTGGCCCGCGCCTTTGCCGGCACGCCGCAGCACCCGGCGATGCAGGCGCTGATGCCGCACGTGGCCGACTACGACATCCGCGCCGAACACCTGCTGGCCGTGATCGACGGCTGCGAGATGGACCTGCAGCAAAGCCGCTACCTCGACTACACCGGCCTGCAGCGCTACTGCCACCTGGTGGCCGGCGTGGTCGGCGAGGTGGCGTCGGGCATCTTCGGGCGCACCGAGGCGGCCACCGTCGGCTACGCGCACCAGCTCGGGCTGGCGTTCCAGCTCACCAACATCATCCGCGACGTCGGTGACGACGCACGGCGCGGGCGCATCTACCTGCCGGTCAACGAGCTCAAGCAGTTCGACGTCAAGGCGCAGGAGATCCTGAACCGCACGTACAACGAGCGCTTCACGGCACTGATGCGCTTCCAGGCCGAGCGCGCCCACCGCTGCTACGACGAGGCCCTGGCGCTGCTGCCCGAGTGCGACCGCGCCACCCAGAAACCCGGCCTGATGATGGCCAACATCTACCGCACGCTGCTGCGCGAGATCGAGGCCGGCGGCTTCCAGGTGCTGCACCAGCGCATCTCGCTGACGCCGGTGCGCAAGCTCTGGATCGCGATGCAGACCAACTGGCGTGGCCGCTGA
- the hpnE gene encoding hydroxysqualene dehydroxylase HpnE, producing the protein MAADEPVRRRIAVIGGGWAGLAAAAEATARGHEVTLFEMAPRLGGRARSLAAAEPGATPLDNGQHILIGAYTATLALMRSVGVDPDAVLLRMPLTLVDADGRGLRLGRGPVPIAFTRAVWAMAHWRWRERLALSNAALGWLLRGFRCDPTWTVARLTATLPERVRHEFVDPLCVAALNTPADAASATVFLRVLHDALFAGPGSSDLLVPRRPLAELLPEPAQAWLIGHGVKVHTARRVQHLQRSADGWTVDGEAFDRVVLACSASEAARLTADVAPAWSALAAAFGYEPIVTVYLHAPGARLVAPMVALAEGPQAPAQFAFDHGALGAAAGVFALVVSGAAPWVARGLEATCAAALAQAQTVLRGVDARGIAVMKVVAEKRATFRCVPGLDRPGASIAEGLVAAGDYVDGPYPATLEGAVRSGVAAAVGGLG; encoded by the coding sequence GTGGCCGCTGACGAACCCGTCCGGCGCCGCATCGCGGTGATCGGCGGCGGCTGGGCCGGCCTGGCCGCAGCGGCCGAAGCCACGGCGCGAGGCCATGAGGTCACGCTGTTCGAGATGGCACCACGGCTCGGCGGCCGGGCCCGCAGCCTGGCTGCAGCCGAGCCCGGCGCCACACCGCTCGACAACGGCCAGCACATCCTGATCGGCGCCTACACCGCCACGCTCGCGCTGATGCGCAGCGTCGGCGTCGACCCTGACGCCGTGCTGCTGCGCATGCCGCTGACCTTGGTCGATGCCGACGGCCGCGGCCTGCGGCTCGGCCGCGGCCCGGTGCCGATCGCCTTCACGCGCGCGGTCTGGGCGATGGCGCACTGGCGCTGGCGCGAGCGGCTGGCGCTGTCGAACGCGGCGCTGGGCTGGCTGCTGCGCGGCTTCCGTTGCGATCCGACGTGGACGGTCGCGCGACTGACCGCGACGCTGCCCGAGCGCGTGCGCCACGAGTTCGTCGACCCGCTGTGCGTCGCCGCCCTGAACACGCCTGCGGACGCGGCCAGCGCGACGGTCTTCCTGCGCGTGCTGCACGACGCGCTCTTCGCCGGCCCGGGATCGAGCGACCTGCTGGTACCACGCCGTCCGCTGGCGGAGCTGCTGCCCGAGCCGGCGCAAGCCTGGTTGATCGGGCACGGCGTGAAAGTCCACACCGCGCGGCGCGTGCAGCACCTGCAACGCTCGGCCGACGGCTGGACGGTCGATGGCGAGGCCTTCGACCGCGTCGTGCTGGCCTGCAGCGCCAGCGAGGCGGCGCGCCTGACCGCCGATGTCGCGCCGGCCTGGTCCGCGCTCGCCGCCGCCTTCGGCTACGAGCCGATCGTGACGGTCTACCTCCACGCCCCGGGCGCCCGGCTGGTCGCGCCGATGGTGGCGCTGGCCGAGGGGCCACAGGCGCCGGCGCAGTTCGCTTTCGACCACGGCGCGCTGGGCGCTGCGGCGGGCGTGTTCGCCTTGGTCGTCAGCGGGGCGGCGCCGTGGGTGGCGCGCGGGCTCGAGGCCACGTGTGCGGCGGCGCTGGCGCAGGCGCAGACGGTGCTGCGAGGGGTCGATGCCCGCGGGATCGCGGTGATGAAGGTCGTCGCCGAGAAGCGGGCGACGTTTCGGTGCGTGCCCGGGCTGGATCGGCCGGGTGCGTCCATCGCCGAGGGGCTGGTGGCGGCGGGGGACTATGTCGACGGGCCGTATCCGGCGACGCTGGAGGGTGCGGTGCGCAGCGGGGTGGCGGCGGCGGTGGGTGGGTTGGGCTGA
- a CDS encoding superoxide dismutase: MEHTLPALPYAIDALAPFISKETFEYHHGKHHQAYVTNLNNLIGGTEFAGLALEEIVKKASGPVYNNAAQVWNHTFFWNCMKPAGGAAPTGALAAAIDAKWGSYAAFKEAFTKSAVGNFGSGWTWLVKKADGSVDIVNTGAAGTPLTTADKALLTIDVWEHAYYIDYRNARPKFVEAFLNNLVNWSFAEANFA, translated from the coding sequence ATGGAACACACGCTGCCCGCCCTGCCTTACGCGATCGACGCCCTGGCGCCGTTCATCTCGAAGGAAACCTTCGAATACCACCACGGCAAGCACCATCAGGCCTACGTCACCAACCTGAACAACCTGATCGGCGGCACCGAGTTCGCCGGTCTGGCGCTCGAAGAGATCGTCAAGAAGGCCAGCGGCCCGGTCTACAACAACGCCGCCCAGGTCTGGAACCACACCTTCTTCTGGAACTGCATGAAGCCCGCCGGCGGCGCCGCGCCGACCGGTGCGCTGGCCGCGGCCATCGATGCCAAGTGGGGCAGCTACGCCGCCTTCAAGGAAGCCTTCACCAAGAGCGCCGTGGGCAACTTCGGTTCGGGCTGGACCTGGCTGGTGAAGAAGGCCGACGGCTCGGTCGACATCGTCAACACCGGCGCCGCCGGCACCCCGCTGACCACCGCCGACAAGGCGCTGCTGACGATCGACGTGTGGGAACACGCCTACTACATCGACTATCGCAATGCGCGTCCTAAGTTCGTCGAGGCCTTCCTGAACAACCTGGTGAACTGGTCGTTCGCGGAAGCCAACTTCGCGTGA
- the xseA gene encoding exodeoxyribonuclease VII large subunit — MALPENRAQPMVWDVAALVQAVGDALQARFGAVAVRGELAGVTRAASGHCYFNLRSVDGSAGLRCAMFRRAASMLDFTPRDGQQVELRGRLAVYEPRGELQLIVEAMRPAGAGALMEQFLRLKARLEGEGLFEPSRKRPIEPYPAAIGVVTSLAAAALRDVASALQRRAPQVRLVIYPASVQGADAPAQLVEAIRLAGQRAEVQTLLVCRGGGSLEDLWAFNDEQVVRAIAASPLPVICGVGHETDFTLADFAADLRAPTPTAAAELAAPARADCLQALAQQARWLSQRVHHRLDRDAQRLDRIAQRLARPADALRGHLQRLALLEQRHARAAPVWLQGQQHRLERLQSRLQDAGARALQSREQTLAVLAARHAALDPGQVLRRGYAWLNDASGQPVTSVRALQPGQRLSAVLQDGRVDSVVEAVLPAMARR; from the coding sequence ATGGCCTTGCCTGAGAACCGCGCCCAGCCGATGGTCTGGGACGTGGCCGCGCTGGTGCAGGCCGTCGGCGATGCGCTGCAGGCGCGCTTCGGCGCGGTGGCGGTGCGCGGCGAGCTCGCCGGCGTGACCCGCGCGGCCAGCGGGCACTGCTACTTCAACCTGCGGTCGGTCGACGGCAGCGCCGGCCTGCGCTGCGCGATGTTCCGCCGCGCCGCCTCGATGCTCGACTTCACGCCGCGTGACGGCCAGCAGGTCGAGCTGCGCGGCCGGCTGGCGGTCTACGAGCCGCGCGGCGAGCTGCAGCTGATCGTCGAGGCCATGCGCCCGGCCGGTGCCGGCGCGCTGATGGAGCAGTTCCTGCGGCTCAAGGCCCGGCTCGAAGGCGAGGGTCTGTTCGAGCCGTCGCGCAAGCGCCCGATCGAGCCGTATCCGGCGGCCATCGGCGTCGTCACCTCGCTCGCCGCGGCGGCTTTGCGCGACGTGGCCAGCGCGCTGCAACGGCGTGCGCCGCAGGTCCGGCTGGTGATCTATCCGGCGAGCGTGCAGGGCGCGGACGCGCCGGCGCAGCTGGTCGAGGCGATCCGTCTGGCCGGCCAGCGCGCCGAGGTGCAGACGCTGCTGGTCTGCCGCGGCGGCGGCTCGCTCGAAGACCTCTGGGCCTTCAACGACGAGCAGGTGGTGCGTGCGATCGCGGCATCGCCGCTGCCGGTGATCTGCGGCGTCGGCCACGAAACCGACTTCACGCTGGCCGATTTCGCCGCCGACCTGCGCGCCCCCACGCCGACCGCCGCCGCCGAGCTGGCGGCGCCGGCACGCGCCGACTGCCTGCAGGCGCTCGCCCAGCAGGCGCGCTGGCTGAGTCAGCGGGTGCACCACCGGCTTGACCGCGACGCCCAGCGCCTGGACCGCATCGCCCAGCGCCTGGCGCGCCCGGCCGACGCATTGCGCGGCCATCTGCAGCGGCTGGCGCTGCTCGAACAACGCCACGCCCGCGCCGCACCGGTCTGGCTGCAGGGCCAGCAGCACCGGCTCGAACGGCTGCAGTCCCGCTTGCAGGACGCTGGCGCACGGGCGCTGCAGTCGCGCGAGCAGACGCTGGCGGTGCTGGCTGCCCGGCACGCCGCACTCGACCCGGGCCAGGTGCTGCGGCGCGGCTACGCCTGGCTCAACGACGCGAGCGGCCAGCCGGTGACGAGCGTGCGCGCGCTGCAGCCCGGCCAGCGCCTGAGCGCGGTGCTGCAGGACGGCCGCGTCGACAGCGTCGTCGAGGCCGTTCTGCCCGCCATGGCCAGGCGCTGA
- a CDS encoding MotA/TolQ/ExbB proton channel family protein codes for MFSIIQAAGWPIWPLILCSIAALALIIERLANLREVKVAPPKLLDEVLGLTRSGLPSDDVLRKLADNSVLGSVLAAGIRSATPSRGTNEAQLRKAFESAGRAAVHKLERYLNALGTIASAAPLLGLLGTVVGMIEIFGAQSPTSGSNPEMLAHGISVALYNTAFGLIIAIPSLMFYRYFRGRVDAFVLDLELAAERLLPHLLRHGS; via the coding sequence TTGTTTTCGATCATACAAGCCGCTGGATGGCCGATCTGGCCCTTGATTCTGTGCTCCATCGCCGCGCTGGCGCTGATCATCGAGCGCCTCGCCAACCTGCGTGAAGTCAAGGTGGCACCGCCCAAGCTGCTCGACGAAGTGCTGGGCCTGACACGCAGCGGCCTGCCGTCCGACGACGTGCTGCGCAAGCTGGCCGACAACTCGGTGCTCGGCTCGGTGCTCGCCGCCGGCATCCGCAGCGCGACGCCTTCGCGCGGCACCAACGAGGCGCAGCTGCGCAAGGCCTTCGAGTCGGCCGGCCGCGCCGCCGTGCACAAGCTCGAGCGCTACCTCAACGCGCTGGGCACCATCGCGTCGGCGGCGCCGCTGCTGGGCCTGCTCGGCACGGTGGTGGGCATGATCGAGATCTTCGGCGCGCAGAGCCCGACCTCGGGCAGCAACCCGGAAATGCTCGCCCACGGCATCTCGGTGGCGCTCTACAACACCGCCTTCGGCCTGATCATCGCGATCCCGTCGCTGATGTTCTACCGCTACTTCCGCGGCCGGGTCGACGCCTTCGTGCTCGATCTCGAACTGGCCGCCGAGCGCCTGCTGCCGCACCTGCTGCGCCACGGATCATGA
- a CDS encoding ExbD/TolR family protein: MNFRPRRPEEPEINLIPFIDVLLVVLIFLMLSTTYSRFTELKVTLPVADANQLDNPPREILVAVSAEGRYSVNRQLVGQPGVEGLTAALSNAAQGDFKRPLIISADAMAAHQSVINVMDAARRVGLSQLTFAAQNSRSPAR, encoded by the coding sequence ATGAACTTCCGCCCCCGCCGCCCCGAAGAGCCGGAGATCAACCTGATCCCCTTCATCGACGTGCTGCTGGTCGTGCTGATCTTCCTGATGCTGTCGACCACCTACTCGCGCTTCACCGAGCTGAAGGTCACGCTGCCGGTGGCCGACGCCAACCAGCTCGACAACCCGCCGCGCGAGATCCTGGTGGCGGTCTCGGCCGAGGGCCGTTACAGCGTCAACCGCCAACTGGTCGGCCAGCCGGGCGTCGAAGGCCTGACGGCGGCGCTCAGCAACGCCGCGCAGGGTGACTTCAAGCGCCCGCTGATCATCTCGGCCGATGCCATGGCAGCCCACCAGAGCGTGATCAACGTCATGGACGCGGCCCGCCGGGTCGGCTTGAGCCAGCTCACGTTCGCGGCGCAGAACAGCCGCAGCCCGGCCCGTTGA
- the lpxK gene encoding tetraacyldisaccharide 4'-kinase, with protein sequence MSGTADRLAARIERAWQDGGALQWALRPLALLMRGAVTARRALYRCGAWRTERLGVPVIVVGNRVAGGAGKTPTTLAIVAALQQAGRQPGIVSRGHGSREREARPVSADSTAQSVGDEPLLMQRRAQVPVWVGRDRVAAGRALLAAHPQVDVLVCDDGLQHLRLRRDVEVIVFDERGAGNGWLLPAGPLREPIDAPTDARQIVLYNAERPSTALPGHCARRRLAGLVELGAWWQGADARAELPPELKRQPVLASAGIGQPGRFFDSLRTLGLAIEPWPLPDHHGFDTLPWPAQTRDVIVTEKDAVKLPLQRLRAERPGLRVWVAPLLFDLPETFVSELLAALPARRPD encoded by the coding sequence TTGAGCGGCACGGCGGACCGGCTGGCCGCGCGCATCGAACGCGCCTGGCAGGACGGCGGCGCGCTGCAATGGGCGCTGCGCCCGCTGGCGCTGCTGATGCGGGGCGCGGTGACGGCGCGGCGCGCGCTCTATCGCTGCGGGGCGTGGCGCACCGAGCGCCTGGGCGTGCCGGTGATCGTGGTCGGCAACCGGGTGGCGGGCGGTGCGGGCAAGACGCCGACCACGCTCGCCATCGTGGCCGCGCTGCAGCAGGCGGGCCGACAGCCCGGCATCGTCTCGCGCGGCCACGGCAGCCGCGAGCGGGAGGCCCGCCCGGTGTCGGCGGACTCGACCGCGCAGTCGGTCGGCGACGAACCGCTGCTGATGCAGCGCCGCGCCCAGGTGCCGGTGTGGGTCGGGCGCGACCGGGTGGCCGCCGGACGGGCGCTGCTGGCCGCGCACCCGCAGGTCGACGTGCTGGTCTGCGACGACGGCCTGCAGCACCTGCGCCTGCGCCGCGATGTCGAGGTGATCGTGTTCGACGAACGTGGCGCCGGCAACGGCTGGCTGCTGCCGGCCGGCCCGCTGCGTGAACCGATCGACGCGCCGACCGACGCCCGCCAGATCGTGCTCTACAACGCCGAACGGCCGAGCACCGCCCTGCCCGGCCATTGCGCGCGGCGCCGGCTGGCCGGGCTGGTCGAACTCGGCGCCTGGTGGCAAGGTGCCGACGCACGGGCAGAACTGCCGCCCGAACTGAAGCGGCAGCCGGTGCTGGCCAGTGCCGGCATCGGCCAGCCCGGGCGTTTCTTCGACAGCTTGCGCACCCTCGGCCTCGCGATCGAGCCTTGGCCGCTGCCGGATCACCACGGCTTCGACACCTTGCCCTGGCCGGCCCAGACGCGCGACGTGATCGTCACGGAGAAAGACGCCGTCAAGCTCCCCCTGCAACGCCTGCGTGCCGAACGGCCCGGTCTGCGGGTGTGGGTCGCGCCGCTGCTGTTCGATCTGCCCGAGACCTTTGTCAGCGAGTTGCTGGCCGCACTGCCGGCCCGCCGGCCCGATTGA
- a CDS encoding Trm112 family protein, whose amino-acid sequence MDTRLMDLLVCPLCKGPLAHDHATHELVCKADRLAFPIRDGIAVMLESQARSIDQPAAESAPADLSS is encoded by the coding sequence ATGGACACTCGACTGATGGATTTGCTGGTCTGCCCTCTGTGCAAGGGGCCGCTGGCCCACGACCACGCCACGCATGAACTGGTCTGCAAGGCCGACCGGCTGGCGTTTCCGATCCGTGACGGCATCGCCGTGATGCTCGAAAGCCAGGCTCGATCGATCGATCAACCCGCGGCCGAATCGGCACCCGCCGACCTGTCGTCATGA
- the kdsB gene encoding 3-deoxy-manno-octulosonate cytidylyltransferase, translating into MSFTVLVPARLASTRLPRKALADLGGLPMVVRVAQRCALSGASAVVVATDSEEIRAACAAHGVRALMTRADHPTGSDRLAEACVQLGLDGRDIVVNVQGDEPLIEPGLIDACAGLLAQRSDCVMSTAAHALDDVEEYGNPNVVKVVTDAVGRALYFSRAPLPWWRDGYASGVLALPDPAPLRHIGIYGYSAGFLRRFPSLPESPLERIESLEQLRVLWHGERIAVHLSAVRPGPGIDTPEDLERVRRHFG; encoded by the coding sequence GTGAGCTTCACCGTGCTGGTGCCCGCCCGGCTGGCGTCGACCCGCCTGCCGCGCAAGGCGCTGGCCGATCTGGGTGGCCTGCCGATGGTCGTGCGGGTGGCGCAGCGTTGCGCGCTCAGCGGCGCCAGCGCGGTCGTCGTCGCCACCGACAGCGAGGAGATCCGCGCCGCCTGCGCCGCCCACGGCGTGCGCGCCCTGATGACCCGCGCCGATCACCCGACCGGCAGCGACCGCCTGGCCGAGGCCTGCGTGCAGCTCGGCCTGGACGGGCGCGACATCGTCGTCAACGTGCAGGGCGACGAGCCGCTGATCGAGCCCGGCCTGATCGACGCCTGCGCCGGCCTGCTGGCGCAGCGCAGCGACTGCGTGATGAGCACCGCCGCGCACGCGCTCGACGACGTCGAGGAATACGGCAACCCGAATGTCGTCAAGGTGGTGACCGACGCAGTCGGGCGGGCGCTGTACTTCTCGCGCGCGCCGCTGCCGTGGTGGCGCGACGGCTATGCCTCCGGCGTGCTGGCGCTGCCCGATCCGGCGCCGCTGCGCCACATCGGCATCTACGGCTACAGCGCCGGTTTCCTGCGGCGCTTCCCGAGCCTGCCCGAGAGCCCGCTCGAGCGCATCGAGTCGCTCGAACAGCTGCGCGTGCTCTGGCACGGCGAACGCATCGCGGTGCACCTGAGCGCGGTGCGCCCCGGGCCCGGCATCGACACCCCCGAAGACCTCGAACGCGTGCGCCGCCACTTCGGCTGA
- the adk gene encoding adenylate kinase, which produces MRLILLGAPGAGKGTQAAFICRKYGIPQISTGDMLRAAVKAGTEMGLAAKKVMDAGGLVSDDIIIGLVKERILQDDCANGFLFDGFPRTIPQAEAMKAAGVKLDLVLEIDVPSEAIIERMSGRRSHPASGRTYHVKFNPPKVDGVDDVTGEPLVQRDDDKEETVRKRLEVYQAQTRPLVDYYSAWAATGDAAAPRYAKIEGLGTVEEITARALAALG; this is translated from the coding sequence ATGAGACTGATTCTGTTGGGCGCCCCTGGCGCTGGCAAAGGCACCCAGGCCGCGTTCATCTGCCGCAAGTACGGCATCCCACAGATCTCCACCGGAGACATGTTGCGTGCGGCCGTGAAGGCCGGCACCGAGATGGGCCTGGCGGCCAAGAAGGTGATGGACGCCGGTGGCCTGGTGAGTGACGACATCATCATCGGCCTGGTCAAGGAGCGCATCCTGCAGGACGACTGCGCCAACGGCTTCCTGTTCGACGGTTTCCCGCGCACGATCCCGCAGGCCGAGGCGATGAAGGCCGCCGGCGTCAAGCTCGACCTGGTGCTCGAGATCGACGTGCCCAGCGAAGCCATCATCGAGCGCATGAGCGGTCGCCGCTCGCACCCGGCGTCGGGGCGCACCTACCACGTCAAGTTCAACCCGCCCAAGGTGGACGGCGTCGACGACGTGACCGGCGAGCCGCTGGTGCAGCGCGACGACGACAAGGAAGAGACCGTGCGCAAGCGCCTGGAGGTCTACCAGGCGCAGACCCGTCCGCTGGTCGACTACTACTCGGCCTGGGCCGCCACCGGCGACGCCGCCGCGCCGCGCTACGCCAAGATCGAAGGCCTGGGCACGGTCGAGGAGATCACCGCCCGCGCGCTCGCCGCACTCGGCTGA